The following proteins are co-located in the Triplophysa dalaica isolate WHDGS20190420 chromosome 2, ASM1584641v1, whole genome shotgun sequence genome:
- the spry2 gene encoding protein sprouty homolog 2 gives METRAQNGGSGSSGLLRPQRDTGRPQAGDSEPWEGQVLSLDQIRTIRGSNEYTEGPMVAPRPPTTQQKTDSQPSSPTSSEPSEHMDSPSSQRGSQRTPQQPQRGGVIRSVSGTSDGSHSSTARTSTGSTSSEQRLLLTAGGDRIVRAQPKRSELKQDELKPLAADGGARAGEGKHLNRCEDCGHCKCEGCTCARTLPSCWMCGHRCLCSATSAMDYVTCVCCVKGLFYHCSSDDEDVCADKPFSCSQSHCCMRWSAISVMSLFLPCLLCYLPAKGCVVLCQACYDCTNRPGCRCHNKEVNTK, from the coding sequence ATGGAGACGAGAGCTCAAAATGGTGGCAGCGGCTCTTCTGGCTTGCTGCGACCTCAGCGTGACACCGGCAGGCCCCAGGCCGGGGACTCGGAGCCCTGGGAGGGTCAGGTGCTCTCCCTGGACCAAATCAGGACAATCCGCGGCAGCAATGAGTACACGGAGGGCCCGATGGTGGCGCCGCGACCGCCCACCACCCAGCAGAAAACGGACTCTCAACCTTCCAGCCCGACCTCCAGCGAACCTTCCGAGCACATGGACTCCCCAAGCAGCCAACGGGGCAGCCAACGGACTCCTCAGCAGCCCCAGAGGGGCGGTGTGATCAGATCCGTCAGCGGCACCAGCGATGGGTCGCACAGCAGCACCGCCCGGACCAGCACGGGCAGCACGTCGTCGGAGCAGAGACTTCTGTTAACCGCCGGTGGCGATCGGATTGTGAGGGCGCAGCCCAAGCGCTCGGAGCTCAAACAGGACGAACTCAAACCCCTGGCGGCGGACGGCGGTGCCAGGGCCGGAGAGGGCAAGCACTTGAACCGCTGCGAGGACTGCGGCCACTGCAAGTGCGAAGGGTGCACCTGCGCTCGGACCCTGCCGTCGTGTTGGATGTGCGGCCACAGGTGCCTTTGCTCGGCCACGTCAGCGATGGACTACGTCACTTGTGTGTGCTGCGTCAAAGGCCTGTTCTACCACTGTTCCAGCGATGACGAGGATGTGTGCGCCGACAAGCCCTTCTCGTGCAGCCAGTCGCACTGCTGCATGCGCTGGTCGGCCATAAGCGTGATGTCTCTTTTCCTGCCGTGCCTGCTCTGCTACCTCCCGGCTAAGGGCTGCGTGGTGCTGTGCCAGGCGTGCTACGACTGCACCAACCGGCCGGGGTGCCGCTGCCATAATAAAGAAGTTAACACCAAGTAG